One stretch of Chroococcidiopsis sp. SAG 2025 DNA includes these proteins:
- a CDS encoding transposase — protein MPRLLDYQMLNRYIIRPQRTPWQVEQFRARRLELIKQLVGKRSIILCIDETGDKKAGKTTDYVAKQYIGNLGKTDNGIVSVNAYAVVDNITYPLLFKIFKPRSRLQAGDVYKTKPQLAVEILQELEKWQFQIELVLADSLYGESGDVVQEFLRLKLRFIVAIRSNHSGLIAPGQKIRYNRWRAYVQPLSHRPDETR, from the coding sequence TTGCCAAGACTGTTGGACTATCAAATGCTCAATCGTTACATCATACGCCCGCAACGCACTCCGTGGCAGGTGGAACAGTTTCGGGCAAGGCGGTTAGAGTTGATAAAACAATTAGTTGGCAAACGTTCAATTATCCTGTGTATTGATGAAACAGGCGACAAAAAAGCCGGAAAAACCACTGATTATGTGGCCAAGCAATATATTGGGAATTTGGGTAAAACCGATAATGGAATTGTATCAGTGAACGCTTATGCAGTCGTAGATAACATCACGTACCCATTACTATTTAAGATCTTCAAACCACGCTCTCGATTGCAAGCAGGTGACGTGTATAAAACTAAGCCTCAATTAGCAGTGGAAATTCTGCAAGAACTTGAGAAATGGCAGTTCCAGATTGAGTTAGTACTAGCAGATAGTTTATATGGAGAAAGTGGAGATGTAGTTCAGGAATTCCTTCGCTTAAAACTCCGATTTATTGTTGCGATTCGTAGTAATCATAGTGGATTGATAGCACCAGGTCAGAAAATTCGTTACAACCGTTGGCGTGCATACGTTCAACCTCTCTCTCATCGACCAGATGAAACCCGCTAG
- a CDS encoding DUF4278 domain-containing protein: protein MQLSYRGVAYERDSSVRVSDARLRQSPEFSNTNCRRYRGVTYCVAPHPTPTQVPEKLAIHQLIYRGITYYKLVY from the coding sequence ATGCAACTTAGCTATCGTGGTGTAGCCTACGAGCGTGATTCTTCTGTTCGAGTTTCAGACGCTCGATTGCGTCAATCACCTGAATTTAGCAATACCAATTGCCGTAGATATCGTGGTGTAACCTATTGCGTTGCTCCTCATCCCACTCCTACCCAAGTACCTGAAAAACTAGCAATTCATCAGTTGATTTATCGGGGCATAACCTACTACAAGTTGGTTTACTAA
- a CDS encoding DUF4278 domain-containing protein, which translates to MELFYRSMTYDRHPNMAPGRPFRQVREPGAAYFLYYRGETYRIDPNTKPGEPARPAVYKAIYRGVTFNRSIDNPRYNRYQSCDRSHNSDSVKLSDSKILIPEGRCFEISS; encoded by the coding sequence ATGGAACTTTTCTATCGAAGTATGACATACGATCGCCATCCTAATATGGCTCCAGGTCGTCCATTCCGACAAGTTCGCGAACCAGGAGCGGCTTACTTCCTATATTACCGTGGTGAAACCTATAGGATCGATCCTAATACCAAACCTGGAGAACCTGCACGCCCAGCAGTTTACAAGGCGATCTATCGGGGCGTTACCTTTAACCGTAGCATAGATAATCCTAGATACAATCGTTACCAGAGCTGCGATCGATCGCATAACAGTGATTCCGTTAAATTATCAGACTCAAAGATTCTCATTCCCGAAGGGAGATGTTTTGAAATTAGTAGTTAG